In Mycolicibacterium phocaicum, one DNA window encodes the following:
- a CDS encoding sensor histidine kinase, with translation MKLTVQGWQNLVLSAMGVVVLSGAVGGALLMNRTDMVSSELIEHLQPARVAAYRLQAGLRDQETAVRGYASAADSQFLAPYEDGQRAETAAAQKIRTLLEGRDTLLADLDAIERAAGTWRTTYAQPLIASVVVGHPAVVDSRTNEDGKKEFDNLRTLFDAQNRHLEQARDADTARLASIRQWRDRVLATMVGAFVVMAVVLAMLVRSSVTRPLGALAAACRRITQGNFDERIVPQGPTDIRAIAVDVEEMRQRIVEELEASQFARLALDEQAEELRRSNAELEQFAYVASHDLQEPLRKVASFCQLLEKRYGDQLDDRGIEYINFAVDGAKRMQVLINDLLTFSRVGRLNATHTEVDLGEAVASAMQNLATSIAESGAEVVLPPAGLPRVDGDPTLFTMLWQNLIGNAVKFRREGQTPRIVIDCTMGTGENADNWVFTVTDNGIGIAEEFVDKVFVIFQRLHGRDAYSGTGIGLALCKKIVEHHGGTIGIDTSYTDGTRFVFTLPATPITEPNVMAAEQREGSHP, from the coding sequence ATGAAGTTGACGGTGCAGGGCTGGCAGAACCTGGTTCTGTCCGCAATGGGTGTGGTGGTGCTCTCCGGTGCCGTCGGCGGTGCGCTCCTGATGAACCGGACCGACATGGTGTCGAGCGAACTGATCGAGCACCTGCAACCCGCGCGCGTGGCCGCCTACCGATTGCAGGCCGGACTGCGTGATCAGGAGACCGCGGTCCGCGGTTACGCGAGCGCCGCCGACAGCCAGTTCCTGGCGCCGTATGAGGACGGGCAACGCGCGGAAACCGCTGCGGCACAGAAAATCAGAACATTGTTGGAGGGGCGCGACACCCTGCTCGCCGATCTCGATGCGATCGAACGAGCCGCCGGTACCTGGCGCACCACCTATGCCCAGCCGTTGATCGCGAGCGTCGTCGTGGGGCATCCCGCCGTCGTGGACAGCCGTACCAACGAGGACGGCAAGAAAGAGTTCGACAACCTCCGCACGCTCTTCGATGCCCAGAACCGGCACCTCGAACAGGCGCGCGATGCCGATACCGCTCGGCTGGCGTCGATACGCCAATGGCGCGATCGAGTGCTGGCGACCATGGTCGGTGCCTTCGTCGTCATGGCGGTGGTGCTGGCCATGCTGGTGCGCAGTTCGGTCACCCGCCCGCTGGGCGCACTCGCCGCCGCGTGCCGCCGGATCACGCAAGGTAACTTCGATGAGCGCATAGTTCCCCAGGGGCCCACGGACATTCGTGCGATTGCCGTCGACGTCGAGGAGATGCGGCAGCGCATCGTCGAGGAACTCGAAGCCTCCCAGTTCGCGCGCCTGGCACTCGACGAGCAGGCCGAGGAGTTGCGGCGATCCAACGCTGAACTCGAACAGTTCGCGTATGTCGCGTCGCACGACCTGCAGGAGCCGCTGCGCAAGGTGGCGTCGTTCTGTCAGCTGCTCGAGAAGCGGTACGGCGATCAGTTGGATGACCGGGGAATCGAGTACATCAATTTTGCGGTCGACGGCGCCAAGCGCATGCAGGTGCTGATCAACGACCTGCTCACCTTCTCCCGTGTCGGCCGGCTCAACGCCACCCACACCGAGGTGGACCTGGGCGAGGCTGTCGCGTCGGCCATGCAGAACCTCGCGACCTCGATCGCCGAGTCGGGGGCCGAGGTGGTGCTGCCGCCCGCCGGCCTGCCGCGCGTCGACGGCGACCCCACCTTGTTCACGATGCTGTGGCAGAACCTGATCGGTAACGCGGTGAAGTTCCGGCGCGAGGGCCAAACGCCCCGGATCGTGATCGACTGCACAATGGGAACGGGTGAGAACGCCGACAACTGGGTATTCACGGTGACGGACAACGGTATCGGGATCGCAGAGGAGTTCGTGGACAAGGTGTTCGTCATCTTTCAGCGCTTGCACGGCCGCGACGCCTACAGCGGCACCGGCATCGGCTTGGCGCTGTGCAAGAAGATCGTCGAACATCACGGCGGCACCATCGGGATCGACACGTCGTACACCGATGGCACGCGGTTCGTGTTCACCTTGCCTGCCACCCCGATCACCGAACCGAACGTCATGGCAGCAGAGCAGCGGGAGGGAAGTCACCCATGA